A section of the Leptotrichia sp. HSP-342 genome encodes:
- a CDS encoding PTS system mannose/fructose/sorbose family transporter subunit IID encodes MAENNRIKLSKSDRRSVMLRSQFLQGSWNYERMQNGGWAYSLIPALKKLYPNKDDASAALKRHMEFFNTHPYIAAPILGVTLALEEERANGAKIDDAAIQGVKVGMMGPLAGIGDPVFWFTVRPILGAIAASLAAGGSLIAPFFFFIVWNVIRIGFLWYTQEFGYQKGAEITKDLSGGLLQTITKGASILGMFVMGILVQRWTTINFPMVVSKVPLAKGAYVEFPKGPIDSTQLQKILGDVAKGLSLSPEKVTTLQDNLNQLVPGLAALLLTFLCMWLLKKKISPILIIFGLFLVGILGHLVKIF; translated from the coding sequence ATGGCAGAAAATAATAGAATAAAATTATCAAAATCAGATCGTCGTAGTGTAATGTTACGTTCTCAATTTCTTCAAGGTTCTTGGAACTACGAACGTATGCAAAATGGAGGTTGGGCTTATTCTTTAATCCCAGCATTGAAAAAATTATATCCAAATAAAGATGATGCTTCAGCAGCTTTAAAAAGACATATGGAATTCTTTAATACTCACCCATATATTGCTGCACCAATTTTAGGAGTAACTCTTGCTCTTGAAGAAGAAAGAGCAAATGGAGCAAAAATTGATGATGCAGCTATTCAAGGGGTAAAAGTTGGAATGATGGGACCACTTGCAGGAATCGGAGATCCAGTATTCTGGTTCACAGTACGTCCAATTTTAGGAGCAATTGCAGCTTCATTGGCAGCAGGTGGATCACTTATAGCACCTTTCTTCTTCTTTATTGTATGGAATGTAATACGTATAGGCTTTTTATGGTATACTCAAGAATTTGGTTACCAAAAAGGTGCTGAAATTACAAAAGATTTATCAGGTGGTTTATTACAAACAATTACTAAAGGAGCATCCATTTTAGGAATGTTCGTTATGGGAATACTAGTTCAACGTTGGACAACAATTAATTTCCCAATGGTTGTATCAAAAGTTCCTTTAGCAAAAGGGGCTTATGTAGAATTTCCAAAAGGACCTATAGACAGTACCCAGTTACAAAAAATTCTTGGAGATGTAGCAAAAGGATTATCGCTTTCTCCAGAAAAAGTAACGACTTTACAAGATAACTTAAATCAACTAGTACCAGGATTAGCGGCTTTATTATTAACATTCCTATGTATGTGGTTGTTAAAGAAAAAAATAAGTCCAATTCTAATTATCTTTGGATTATTCTTAGTTGGAATTTTAGGACATTTAGTTAAAATATTCTAA
- a CDS encoding PTS mannose/fructose/sorbose transporter subunit IIC — translation MDFNILSIILILIVAFLAGMEGILDQFQFHQPIIACSLVGVATGHIKECVMLGGALQLMALGWANVGAAVAPDAALASVASAIIFVKAGKFDAAGQTVAIGTAIALATAGLVLTMIVRTLSVVIVHQADREAEKGNFKGVELWHMVALACQGLRIAIPALLLLFIPSPVIQHALKLLPEWFTDGMKIGGGFVVAVGYAMVINLMATKEVWPFFFLGFALAPLNELTLIATGIIGVCAAIIYLNVTNNKGNGGGDGGASSSGDPLGDILNDY, via the coding sequence ATGGATTTTAATATTTTATCAATTATTTTAATATTAATTGTCGCATTTCTAGCAGGAATGGAAGGTATCCTTGATCAGTTCCAATTCCATCAGCCAATTATTGCGTGTTCATTAGTTGGAGTTGCGACAGGGCATATAAAGGAATGTGTTATGTTAGGTGGAGCTTTACAGTTAATGGCTTTAGGTTGGGCAAATGTAGGAGCGGCAGTTGCTCCAGACGCGGCTCTTGCTTCTGTAGCTTCGGCAATTATTTTTGTTAAAGCTGGAAAATTTGATGCTGCAGGTCAAACTGTAGCGATTGGTACAGCGATTGCACTTGCTACAGCTGGGTTAGTTTTAACTATGATTGTTCGTACTTTATCAGTAGTTATTGTTCACCAAGCTGATAGAGAAGCAGAAAAAGGAAATTTCAAAGGTGTAGAATTATGGCATATGGTTGCACTTGCATGTCAAGGTTTACGTATTGCTATCCCTGCCCTATTATTGTTATTTATACCTTCTCCTGTTATTCAACATGCTCTTAAATTATTGCCAGAATGGTTTACTGATGGAATGAAAATTGGTGGTGGATTCGTTGTAGCAGTAGGATATGCAATGGTTATTAACTTAATGGCAACTAAAGAAGTATGGCCGTTCTTCTTCCTAGGTTTTGCATTAGCACCATTAAATGAATTGACATTGATTGCAACTGGTATTATAGGTGTATGTGCAGCTATTATTTACTTAAATGTTACAAATAATAAAGGTAACGGTGGCGGAGATGGCGGAGCATCTTCTTCTGGAGATCCGCTAGGTGACATTTTAAACGATTATTAA
- a CDS encoding PTS sugar transporter subunit IIB yields MVGIIVASHGEFAAGIKQSASMILGEAELLESVVFMPSEGPDDLYKKIQDAITKLGTEEVLFLVDLWGGSPFNQSNRFFEEAPEKRAIVAGLNLPMLLAALSEREDLNTAHEVAKAIVPEGRDQVKVRPEELQPKETVAKAAAQDDTPKGAIPEGTVIGDGKIKFVLARIDTRLLHGQVATSWTKATNPNRIIVVSDTVSKDELRKKLIEQAAPPGVRAHVIPLDKLVEVSKDPRFGNTKALLLFENPQDALYVIEKGVDIKELNVGSMAHSVGKVMVNNVLSMDQNDVDTYKKLRDLGVQFDVRKVAADKRADLFKLISEKQNEGLKL; encoded by the coding sequence ATGGTAGGAATTATCGTTGCAAGTCATGGTGAATTTGCAGCTGGTATAAAGCAGTCGGCTTCAATGATTCTAGGTGAAGCAGAATTATTGGAATCAGTTGTGTTTATGCCAAGTGAAGGACCAGATGACTTATATAAAAAAATTCAAGATGCCATTACGAAATTAGGAACTGAAGAAGTTCTATTTTTAGTTGATTTATGGGGAGGAAGCCCATTCAACCAATCAAATCGTTTCTTTGAAGAAGCACCTGAAAAAAGAGCAATTGTAGCAGGACTTAACTTGCCAATGCTTTTAGCGGCTTTATCAGAAAGAGAAGACTTAAATACAGCTCATGAAGTAGCAAAGGCTATTGTTCCAGAAGGAAGAGATCAAGTCAAGGTTCGTCCTGAAGAATTACAGCCTAAAGAAACAGTAGCAAAAGCAGCAGCTCAAGACGACACGCCAAAAGGAGCAATTCCAGAAGGAACAGTTATCGGAGATGGGAAAATAAAATTTGTTCTAGCCCGTATTGATACACGTTTGTTACATGGACAAGTTGCAACAAGCTGGACAAAAGCAACAAATCCAAATAGAATAATTGTAGTTTCAGACACAGTTTCAAAAGATGAACTACGTAAAAAATTAATCGAACAGGCAGCGCCTCCAGGTGTACGTGCACATGTTATTCCACTTGACAAATTAGTAGAAGTTTCAAAAGATCCAAGATTTGGAAATACAAAAGCATTATTGTTATTTGAAAATCCTCAGGATGCACTTTATGTAATTGAAAAAGGTGTAGATATTAAAGAACTAAATGTAGGATCAATGGCACATAGTGTTGGAAAAGTTATGGTAAACAATGTGCTTTCAATGGATCAAAATGATGTTGACACTTATAAGAAACTTAGAGATTTAGGTGTTCAATTTGATGTAAGAAAAGTTGCTGCTGACAAGAGAGCAGACTTATTTAAACTAATTTCAGAAAAACAAAACGAAGGATTAAAACTTTAA
- a CDS encoding FeoA family protein yields the protein MTLVEGKIGEKFLLKDIDERTLDTRLLSLGVCRGDACTIENIANGNILIKTVETKIVISTNLANHIQIEVVK from the coding sequence ATGACTCTAGTGGAAGGAAAAATTGGAGAGAAATTTTTGCTAAAAGATATTGATGAGAGGACATTGGATACACGATTATTAAGTTTGGGAGTTTGCAGAGGCGACGCATGTACAATAGAAAATATTGCAAATGGAAATATTTTAATAAAAACAGTGGAAACAAAAATCGTAATCAGTACAAATTTAGCAAATCATATTCAAATTGAGGTGGTAAAATGA
- a CDS encoding YciI family protein yields MFIANLKYKKSMEEVNKALEAHLEYLDKYFEKGKFICTGKKSFPELGGVILFNSNNLEEAKKILYEDPFYIEEIADYEIIEFQPVKFSQNFSIENLFY; encoded by the coding sequence ATGTTTATTGCTAATTTAAAATATAAAAAATCAATGGAAGAAGTAAATAAGGCTTTAGAGGCTCATTTAGAATATCTTGACAAATATTTTGAAAAAGGGAAATTTATATGTACAGGGAAGAAAAGTTTTCCTGAATTAGGAGGAGTAATCTTGTTTAATTCTAACAATTTAGAAGAAGCAAAAAAAATATTGTATGAAGATCCATTTTATATTGAAGAAATAGCAGATTATGAAATAATCGAATTTCAACCAGTTAAGTTTAGTCAAAATTTTTCAATAGAAAATTTATTTTATTAA